A genome region from Panthera leo isolate Ple1 chromosome A2, P.leo_Ple1_pat1.1, whole genome shotgun sequence includes the following:
- the MEST gene encoding LOW QUALITY PROTEIN: mesoderm-specific transcript homolog protein (The sequence of the model RefSeq protein was modified relative to this genomic sequence to represent the inferred CDS: inserted 1 base in 1 codon) has product MVRRDRLRRMREWWVQVGLLAVPLLAAYLHIPPPXLSPALHSWKSSGKFFTYKGLRIFYQDSVGVVGSPEIVVLLHGFPTSSYDWYKIWEGLTLRFHRVIALDFLGFGFSDKPRPHHYSIFEQASIVEALLRHLGLQNRRINLLSHDYGDIVAQELLYRFKQNRSGRLTIKSLCLSNGGIFPETHRPLLLQKLLKDGGVLSPILTRLMNFFVFSRGLTPVFGPYTRPSESELWDMWAGIRNNDGNLVIDSLLQYINQRKKFRRRWVGALASVTIPIHFIYGPLDPVNPYPEFLELYRKTLPRSTVSILDDHISHYPQLEDPMGFLNAYMGFINSF; this is encoded by the exons ATGGTGCGCCGAGATCGCCTCCGCAG GATGAGGGAGTGGTGGGTGCAGGTGGGTCTGCTGGCTGTGCCCCTGCTTGCGGCCTACCTGCATATCCCACCCC AGCTTTCCCCTGCCCTTCACTCCTGGAAGTCGTCAGGCAAATTTTTCACCTACAAGGGACTGCGCATCTTCTACCAAG aCTCTGTGGGTGTGGTTGGAAGTCCTGAGATAGTTGTGCTTTTGCATGGCTTTCCAACATCCAGCTATGATTGGTACAAG ATTTGGGAAGGTCTGACCCTAAGGTTTCATCGAGTGATCGCCCTTGATTTCTTGGGCTTTGGCTTCAGTGACAAACCG AGACCACATCACTATTCCATATTTGAGCAGGCCAGCATTGTGGAGGCTCTTTTGCGGCACCTGGGGCTCCAGAACCGCAGGATCAACCTTTTGTCTCATGACTATGGAGATATCGTTGCTCAGGAGCTGCTCTATAG GTTCAAGCAGAATCGATCTGGTCGGCTTACCATAAAGAGTCTCTGTCTGTCAAATGGAG GTATATTTCCTGAGACTCACCGTCCTCTCCTACTCCAAAAG CTCCTCAAAGATGGAGGCGTGCTGTCACCCATCCTGACACGATTGATGAACTTCTTTGTATTCTCCCGAGG TCTCACCCCAGTCTTCGGGCCGTACACCCGCCCCTCTGAGAGTGAGCTGTGGGACATGTGGGCAGGGATCCGCAACAATGATGGAAACTTAGTCATCGACAG TCTCTTACAGTACATCAACCAGAGGAAGAAGTTTAGAAGACGCTGGGTGGGAGCTCTTGCTTCTGTAACTATTCCCA tTCATTTTATCTATGGGCCACTGGATCCCGTAAACCCCTATCCAGAGTTTTTGGAGCTGTACAG GAAAACGCTGCCGCGGTCCACAGTGTCGATTCTGGATGACCACATTAGCCACTATCCACAGCTAGAGGATCCCATGGGCTTCTTGAATGCATATATGGGCTTCATCAACTCCTTCTGA